The following are encoded together in the Falsibacillus albus genome:
- a CDS encoding IclR family transcriptional regulator, whose amino-acid sequence MTENRIRAVERAFDIIECFTNRDQELSLKEISTRTDLALAVVHRNLQTLTARRYLEQDSSTGKYRLGIQFVRIAGVVIQGYNLIQKATPHLQKLSSQTEMNINLSIYDEGEALCLINFESFHHFGYEIKVGQKIPIYAGALSKVILAYLPQREIDILTTDLKTYTPITISQKEELLQDLNDIREKGYSKSEGELALGVLAFAAPVFNYEDKMVAGIAISGPKHYFTEEKKAEFLELLLMAAHDISNSLGGKQKILEWNGADNENKA is encoded by the coding sequence GTGACAGAGAATCGAATTCGAGCGGTCGAGCGGGCATTCGACATCATTGAATGCTTCACGAATCGTGATCAGGAGCTCTCCCTTAAGGAGATCTCGACCCGGACGGACCTGGCGCTCGCGGTTGTGCACCGGAATCTGCAGACCTTGACGGCGCGGAGGTATTTGGAGCAGGACAGCAGCACCGGCAAGTATCGATTGGGCATACAATTTGTCCGCATCGCCGGGGTCGTCATCCAAGGGTACAACCTGATCCAAAAGGCCACCCCGCATCTGCAGAAATTATCGAGCCAGACGGAAATGAACATCAACCTGAGCATTTATGACGAAGGAGAAGCGCTTTGCCTCATCAACTTTGAATCCTTTCATCATTTCGGCTATGAAATCAAGGTCGGACAAAAGATCCCGATCTATGCCGGCGCTTTATCCAAGGTGATCCTTGCTTACCTACCCCAAAGAGAAATCGACATCTTAACGACAGACCTCAAAACATACACACCGATCACCATTTCCCAAAAAGAAGAACTTTTACAGGACTTGAACGACATCAGGGAAAAAGGCTATTCAAAATCAGAAGGAGAGCTTGCCCTTGGGGTGCTGGCCTTCGCGGCGCCGGTCTTCAACTATGAAGATAAAATGGTCGCCGGCATCGCCATTTCCGGACCGAAGCACTATTTTACCGAAGAAAAGAAAGCGGAATTCCTGGAGCTTCTCCTGATGGCCGCGCATGATATTTCCAACAGCCTTGGAGGGAAGCAAAAAATTCTAGAATGGAATGGAGCAGATAATGAAAATAAAGCCTAA
- a CDS encoding creatininase family protein: MKTDKYRFGEMTWPEIKQVVKEERVAVVPVAMIEEHGHHLPVDTDLVLANEICERAGRKIPYEMVVVPAINHGYAPHQMDFPGVISISSDTFIRYVVDVCNSLAHQGFKKILLFNGHGSNVSLLKVAARQTILDYPDVQCASISHWDLEPVVKLSAEIRESENPGGINHACELETSMYLAIHEDLVQMDKAVRDIDKYQMSKYFWLDLVGTGEGRPVVMVPYWSSISETGTLGDPTSSTKEKGEKLMDAAVDGLIEFIQIYKEREPNPPRVNHHE; encoded by the coding sequence ATGAAGACGGATAAATATCGATTTGGTGAAATGACTTGGCCGGAAATCAAGCAGGTCGTGAAGGAAGAACGGGTTGCCGTCGTTCCTGTCGCGATGATCGAAGAACACGGGCATCACCTTCCCGTAGATACAGATCTAGTATTAGCCAATGAAATCTGTGAACGCGCAGGCAGGAAAATCCCCTATGAAATGGTGGTCGTTCCCGCCATCAATCATGGGTATGCCCCCCATCAAATGGACTTTCCAGGGGTGATTTCCATCAGCAGCGACACGTTCATCAGATATGTCGTGGATGTATGCAACAGCCTCGCCCATCAAGGGTTCAAAAAGATTCTCCTGTTCAATGGGCACGGCAGCAACGTTTCCTTGCTGAAGGTCGCGGCACGGCAGACCATCCTGGACTATCCTGATGTGCAGTGCGCTTCGATCTCACACTGGGATCTCGAGCCTGTCGTCAAGCTGTCGGCTGAAATCCGCGAGTCGGAGAACCCCGGCGGCATCAACCATGCCTGCGAGCTCGAAACATCCATGTACTTGGCCATCCATGAGGACTTGGTGCAAATGGATAAAGCCGTCCGCGACATCGATAAATATCAAATGTCCAAATACTTTTGGCTTGACCTCGTCGGCACCGGGGAAGGCAGACCGGTCGTCATGGTCCCTTATTGGAGCTCCATCTCCGAAACCGGCACACTCGGCGACCCTACCTCCTCCACCAAAGAAAAAGGCGAAAAACTAATGGACGCAGCCGTCGACGGCCTCATCGAATTCATCCAAATCTACAAAGAACGAGAACCCAACCCGCCAAGAGTCAACCACCACGAATGA
- a CDS encoding ABC transporter ATP-binding protein yields the protein MNELLTVKNLKVKYDLHQSWFKELFSKEKSYVKAVDGVDFTIHKGEILTLVGESGSGKTTTGKAILQLLDNVEGDIEFNGTSLPTKEKKVLKGFRQDAQMIYQDPYQSLNPKDRVFDIVAEPLVVNKMARSEQEKEEKVKTALESSGLKPAEKYLAKYPHELSGGQRQRVAIAAALILNPKLIIADEPVSMLDMSVRSDILRVLIQLRDHKDISYLFITHDLSLAWLISDRIAIMYLGKIVEVGSYDKIMNASLHPYTKALINVMPRLEVKKKREKRLTLTGETPDPSNVPSGCRFHPRCPFAQEKCKQSEPSIRDFGDGHHVACHFVEELKEEVS from the coding sequence ATGAACGAGCTATTGACCGTCAAAAATCTGAAAGTGAAATATGATCTCCATCAAAGCTGGTTCAAGGAGCTGTTCAGCAAGGAAAAAAGCTATGTCAAAGCGGTCGATGGCGTAGACTTCACGATTCATAAAGGTGAAATCCTGACACTTGTCGGTGAAAGCGGGAGCGGAAAGACGACCACCGGCAAAGCGATCCTGCAGCTTTTGGATAACGTGGAGGGCGATATCGAGTTTAACGGCACTTCCCTTCCGACGAAAGAGAAAAAGGTGTTAAAGGGATTTCGCCAGGATGCACAAATGATCTATCAGGATCCCTATCAATCTTTGAATCCGAAAGACCGCGTTTTTGATATTGTTGCAGAACCTTTGGTCGTCAACAAGATGGCCCGCTCTGAACAAGAAAAGGAAGAAAAGGTGAAGACAGCGCTTGAATCGTCGGGTTTGAAGCCGGCTGAAAAATATTTGGCCAAATATCCCCATGAGCTGAGCGGCGGTCAAAGGCAGCGCGTTGCCATCGCGGCAGCCTTGATCTTGAATCCAAAATTGATCATCGCCGACGAGCCGGTTTCGATGCTGGATATGTCCGTCCGCTCCGACATCCTGCGGGTATTGATCCAATTGCGCGATCATAAGGACATATCTTATTTGTTCATCACCCATGACCTTTCCCTTGCCTGGCTCATCTCCGACCGGATTGCCATCATGTATTTGGGTAAAATCGTCGAGGTCGGGAGCTATGACAAGATCATGAACGCGAGCCTGCACCCGTATACAAAGGCGCTCATCAACGTGATGCCGCGATTGGAAGTGAAGAAGAAAAGGGAAAAGCGCCTCACTCTGACAGGCGAGACACCCGATCCATCCAATGTTCCTTCGGGGTGCCGCTTCCATCCGCGCTGTCCATTTGCACAGGAAAAGTGCAAGCAATCCGAGCCATCGATCCGCGACTTCGGCGATGGACACCATGTGGCCTGCCACTTTGTCGAGGAACTGAAAGAGGAGGTTAGTTGA
- a CDS encoding S66 peptidase family protein has product MKIKPKKLEKGQTVGIIAPASPLYNRSDLTRGIQTLEEWGFRVKVGKNVNNKYEYLAGTDQERAHDFNEMFADPEVDAIFVTQGGYGSARMMRYIDFELVRQNPKIFIGYSDITSLHLAIHKFTNLVTFHGPGMAGFNPEDLSEYRKDHLFKALTKEEPIGEISLSDKKKWINIINKGDAEGELVGGNLSLVCASLGTPFEIDTKGKILFLEEVWTEPWILDHSFTHLLNAGKLQEAAGIVIGECTNCEPFKHNPGFHVTFSLEDILYEFLEPLKIPAIHGLPIGHTKDLATLPIGVGARLEATNGKLFVTETGVS; this is encoded by the coding sequence ATGAAAATAAAGCCTAAGAAACTGGAAAAAGGACAGACAGTGGGCATTATCGCCCCCGCAAGCCCCTTGTATAACCGCAGCGATTTGACGAGAGGAATCCAAACCCTTGAAGAGTGGGGATTCCGTGTCAAAGTCGGGAAAAATGTGAACAACAAATACGAATACTTGGCAGGTACCGATCAAGAGCGTGCCCATGATTTCAATGAGATGTTCGCCGATCCCGAAGTCGATGCGATATTCGTCACCCAAGGCGGATATGGTTCCGCCAGGATGATGAGGTATATCGATTTCGAGCTCGTCCGCCAAAACCCCAAAATCTTCATTGGCTATAGTGACATCACTTCCCTTCACTTGGCCATTCATAAATTCACAAATCTTGTTACCTTCCACGGACCCGGAATGGCTGGATTCAATCCGGAAGATCTTTCTGAATACCGCAAGGACCACCTATTCAAGGCGTTGACAAAGGAAGAACCCATCGGGGAAATCTCGCTTTCCGACAAGAAAAAGTGGATCAATATCATCAACAAGGGGGACGCAGAAGGAGAACTTGTCGGCGGTAATCTTTCTCTTGTATGTGCCTCTTTGGGAACCCCATTCGAAATCGATACAAAGGGGAAAATTTTGTTCCTTGAGGAGGTTTGGACGGAGCCTTGGATCCTCGACCATTCCTTCACACATCTCCTGAATGCCGGAAAATTGCAGGAAGCGGCCGGCATTGTCATCGGGGAATGCACCAACTGTGAGCCATTCAAGCATAATCCAGGGTTCCATGTCACGTTCAGTCTAGAGGATATTCTTTACGAATTTTTAGAGCCGTTGAAGATCCCTGCCATCCACGGACTGCCGATCGGCCATACGAAAGATTTGGCGACCTTGCCAATCGGCGTCGGTGCACGGCTTGAAGCAACAAATGGAAAACTCTTTGTCACGGAAACAGGGGTATCTTAA
- a CDS encoding ABC transporter permease: MQKLYMLKKFIQSLFTIFVVIIFNFFLFRVMPGNPLSTIMRNPNASEQAIEKIKKLFGIDQPMYVQLYLYFKQLFHGDLGMSFMFKQPVIQVIGEKLFPTILLVGVATILAIVVGIYIGIVAASRRGQKIDVISLTLSLFTYSMPTFWLGIVLIIFLSVSLNLFPTSGMATPGKVFSSSFGHMLDVAKHLFLPALTLSLVLVGQFVLIMRNSLLDVFTEDYITTARAKGFSEKLVTRKHAVPNAMLPMVTIIAINIGFMIAGAIQIETVFSWPGLGRLMYEALNNRDYPLLQGIFLIVSICVVLANFIADIIYGFLDPRIKSST, from the coding sequence ATGCAAAAACTTTATATGCTCAAGAAGTTCATTCAGTCCTTGTTTACGATCTTTGTCGTGATCATATTCAACTTCTTTTTATTCAGGGTCATGCCGGGGAATCCCCTCTCAACCATCATGAGGAACCCGAACGCCTCGGAACAGGCGATCGAGAAAATCAAAAAGCTGTTCGGGATCGACCAGCCGATGTATGTGCAGCTGTACCTTTACTTCAAGCAGCTCTTTCACGGCGACCTCGGGATGTCCTTCATGTTCAAGCAGCCCGTCATCCAGGTGATCGGGGAAAAGCTCTTCCCTACGATTCTATTGGTCGGCGTGGCAACGATCCTCGCGATCGTCGTCGGGATTTACATCGGAATCGTGGCCGCTTCCCGCCGGGGACAGAAAATCGATGTCATTTCGCTGACACTCTCCCTTTTCACTTATTCGATGCCGACATTTTGGCTCGGGATCGTCCTGATCATCTTTTTAAGCGTCTCCTTGAATCTATTCCCGACAAGCGGGATGGCGACGCCGGGCAAAGTGTTTTCGAGCTCGTTCGGCCATATGCTGGATGTCGCCAAGCACCTCTTCTTGCCGGCATTGACGCTCAGCTTGGTGCTGGTCGGGCAATTCGTGTTGATCATGCGGAATTCATTGCTTGATGTGTTTACCGAAGACTATATCACGACGGCCCGTGCGAAGGGATTTTCTGAAAAGCTTGTGACAAGGAAACATGCGGTGCCGAATGCGATGCTTCCGATGGTGACGATCATCGCCATCAATATCGGATTCATGATTGCCGGCGCGATTCAAATCGAAACGGTCTTTTCCTGGCCGGGACTCGGCAGGCTCATGTACGAAGCGTTGAACAACCGCGACTACCCATTGCTTCAAGGAATCTTTTTGATCGTCAGCATCTGTGTCGTTCTGGCCAATTTCATCGCTGATATCATTTATGGTTTCTTAGATCCACGGATAAAAAGCAGTACGTAG
- a CDS encoding ABC transporter permease translates to MDYKKTNFIKQTSRLFKTFITNKMGLAGLCLLGFFVLMAIFGPLLYPYDPKNYGVGPIFSPPAHSFWLGTDDMGRDVLGAVISGARISILVGVLSTLLSMIIGTLVGIASGYYGGRADSVLMRLTDIFLVIPWLPLALVLTAILGASLWNIILVIGLTSWPGTARIVRSQTLTLRERQFVERAKAIGSSPGYIMRKHILPNVFPLIFANTVLVSAIAILSETTLSFLGMGDTTTPSWGMMLHYAFESGAASLGAYWYLIPPGLCVVLTVLGFTFIGYAFDEIFNPKLQRR, encoded by the coding sequence ATGGATTATAAAAAAACAAATTTTATCAAACAAACCAGTCGATTATTCAAGACGTTTATCACAAATAAAATGGGATTGGCAGGGCTTTGTTTGTTGGGATTCTTTGTCCTGATGGCCATTTTCGGCCCCTTATTATACCCATACGATCCGAAGAATTACGGGGTCGGCCCCATTTTCAGCCCCCCTGCCCATTCCTTTTGGCTCGGAACGGATGATATGGGGAGGGACGTGCTGGGAGCAGTCATTTCCGGTGCGAGGATTTCGATTCTCGTCGGCGTGCTCTCCACCCTTCTCTCCATGATCATCGGGACGCTCGTCGGGATTGCATCGGGCTATTACGGGGGACGGGCGGATTCCGTATTGATGAGATTGACGGATATTTTTCTCGTCATCCCATGGCTCCCGCTCGCATTGGTACTGACAGCCATTTTAGGCGCGAGTTTGTGGAACATCATCCTCGTCATCGGCTTGACGAGCTGGCCTGGGACTGCCCGCATTGTCCGTTCACAAACGTTGACATTGCGTGAACGGCAATTCGTCGAACGGGCGAAAGCGATCGGATCGAGCCCAGGGTATATCATGCGGAAGCATATCCTGCCGAATGTGTTCCCGCTGATTTTTGCCAATACGGTGCTTGTATCAGCGATTGCGATTTTATCGGAGACGACATTGAGCTTTTTAGGAATGGGGGATACGACGACGCCGAGCTGGGGCATGATGCTCCACTACGCATTCGAATCGGGTGCAGCAAGCCTCGGTGCCTATTGGTACTTGATCCCGCCTGGGCTTTGCGTCGTGCTGACCGTTCTCGGGTTCACTTTTATCGGCTACGCCTTTGATGAAATATTCAACCCAAAACTACAGAGGAGATAA
- a CDS encoding ABC transporter substrate-binding protein, giving the protein MKNKIAIMIMCLLLFSTFSSFASMTTKAADPVTLKVGWTAEPDSISPFIAYSISSTEIFKLIYDPLVAFNDKVEPEGRLAKSWDVSDDHLTWTFHLQKDVKWHDGVPFTSKDVKFTYETIQKSGLGLYAGYLDGITSIETPDDYTVVIKTKDPKANMLQMTTPILPEHIWKDVSMKDLEKWPNDKPIGTGPFKFEEFKKGEYIKLSKNEDYFYQKPHIDELVFVLYANNDTMVQSLKKGEIDASININANQVKPLSADDSIDVATASTHGFTELAINTWGDPKSKGNPLLKDKSIRQAISYALDKKKIIDVAYSGQGTPGTTLIPPSLDFWHYKPTKDELREFDADRAKKMLDDAGYKDTDNDGIRESSDGKKLKFRLYLRADTAEEVRAGQMIQSMLKNVGIAIDIDTVDDGLLSDKIYDNANFDMFIWGWGTDADPTTILRVMSTSQIGNLSDSYYSNSEYDKLLEQQATILDRQKRQEVVDRMQEILYDEAPYIILTYDNALQAVRTDKWDGWTKVRGTYFYSFNNSNYLNVKPKTESAAAKEDTKASSSSSSTSKDSSSSTTAVVSIIVGVIVIGLIVFLFARRRKGTTIDDDM; this is encoded by the coding sequence ATGAAAAATAAGATTGCCATTATGATTATGTGTTTACTACTTTTTTCAACTTTCAGCTCATTCGCGAGCATGACGACGAAAGCCGCAGATCCCGTCACCTTGAAGGTCGGTTGGACGGCAGAGCCGGACAGCATCAGCCCGTTCATCGCCTACAGCATTTCGTCCACGGAAATTTTCAAGCTGATTTATGACCCATTGGTTGCCTTCAACGACAAGGTCGAGCCGGAAGGAAGACTCGCGAAAAGCTGGGACGTCAGCGACGATCACCTGACGTGGACCTTCCATCTGCAAAAAGATGTGAAATGGCATGACGGCGTCCCATTCACTTCCAAGGATGTCAAGTTCACCTACGAAACGATCCAGAAGAGCGGATTGGGTCTATATGCCGGCTATTTGGATGGCATCACGTCCATTGAAACGCCTGATGATTATACGGTCGTCATCAAGACGAAGGATCCAAAGGCGAACATGCTGCAAATGACGACCCCGATCCTGCCGGAACACATTTGGAAAGATGTATCGATGAAGGATTTGGAAAAATGGCCGAATGACAAGCCGATCGGGACCGGTCCTTTCAAATTTGAAGAGTTCAAGAAAGGCGAATATATCAAGCTATCAAAAAATGAAGATTATTTTTATCAAAAACCTCACATCGACGAACTCGTTTTCGTTCTTTATGCCAACAATGACACGATGGTTCAATCACTGAAAAAAGGCGAAATCGATGCATCGATCAACATCAATGCCAATCAAGTGAAGCCCCTTTCAGCGGATGATTCCATCGACGTTGCCACAGCATCCACACATGGATTCACGGAGCTTGCCATCAATACTTGGGGGGATCCAAAGTCGAAAGGAAATCCACTTTTAAAAGACAAAAGCATCCGCCAAGCCATCAGCTACGCGCTGGATAAAAAGAAAATCATCGATGTCGCGTACTCCGGGCAAGGGACTCCGGGCACCACGCTGATCCCTCCAAGCCTGGACTTCTGGCATTACAAGCCGACCAAGGACGAATTGAGAGAATTCGATGCCGATAGAGCGAAAAAAATGCTCGATGATGCCGGCTACAAAGATACCGACAATGACGGGATCCGCGAAAGCTCCGACGGGAAGAAACTGAAGTTCCGTTTATATTTAAGGGCTGATACAGCGGAAGAAGTCCGCGCAGGGCAAATGATCCAAAGCATGCTGAAGAATGTCGGCATCGCCATCGATATCGACACAGTCGATGACGGCTTGCTCTCGGATAAGATCTACGACAATGCCAATTTCGATATGTTCATCTGGGGCTGGGGAACGGATGCAGATCCGACCACAATTTTGCGGGTTATGTCTACTTCGCAAATCGGTAATTTAAGTGATTCCTATTATTCCAACAGCGAATACGACAAACTGCTCGAACAGCAGGCGACCATTCTCGACCGCCAAAAGCGGCAGGAAGTCGTCGATCGCATGCAGGAGATCCTTTATGACGAAGCACCTTATATCATCTTGACATATGACAACGCCCTTCAAGCCGTCCGCACCGACAAATGGGACGGATGGACAAAAGTAAGGGGCACCTATTTCTATTCCTTCAATAACAGCAACTATTTAAACGTCAAACCAAAAACCGAAAGCGCCGCTGCCAAGGAAGACACGAAAGCAAGCTCATCTTCCTCAAGCACAAGCAAAGACAGCAGCAGCTCAACAACCGCAGTCGTATCCATCATTGTAGGCGTCATCGTCATCGGACTCATTGTCTTCTTATTCGCAAGACGGAGAAAAGGTACGACGATTGATGATGATATGTAA
- a CDS encoding ABC transporter ATP-binding protein codes for MSLLEVQDLTTQFQTKKGVVTAVDGVSFELEEGEAIGLVGESGCGKTTTALSITRLLPDNGRVIGGSVRMDGKDLLSLSENQMRRHRWNDIAIAFQGAMNALNPVMKVGDQVIESIMYHHGKSYAAARKRTKELFELVEIDPKRIDQYPHEFSGGMKQRAMIAMSLACDPKILIGDEPTTALDVMVQAQILDLLERLRKELKMAMILITHDLSVMSDTCDKAAVMYGGKIVEIGSVQQIIENGTHPYTKKLISSFPNMKGKRVLPESIPGTPPDLSEPPSGCYFHDRCAFAEERCRSAIPKLEMVGAGHFAACHRKEELA; via the coding sequence ATGAGTCTATTAGAAGTGCAAGATCTAACCACACAATTCCAGACAAAAAAAGGCGTCGTAACAGCCGTCGACGGGGTCAGCTTCGAGCTTGAAGAAGGCGAAGCGATCGGGCTGGTCGGTGAATCGGGGTGCGGCAAAACCACGACGGCCTTATCGATCACAAGACTTCTGCCCGACAACGGCCGGGTCATCGGCGGTTCGGTCCGGATGGACGGGAAAGATCTTCTGTCATTAAGCGAAAATCAAATGCGGCGCCATCGATGGAACGATATCGCCATCGCCTTTCAAGGGGCGATGAATGCCTTGAATCCCGTCATGAAAGTTGGCGATCAAGTCATCGAATCGATCATGTATCACCACGGGAAGTCCTATGCCGCCGCACGGAAAAGGACAAAGGAATTATTTGAACTGGTCGAAATCGATCCAAAGCGGATTGACCAATACCCTCACGAATTCAGCGGCGGGATGAAGCAGCGTGCCATGATTGCGATGTCGCTGGCATGCGACCCGAAAATCTTGATCGGGGATGAACCGACGACCGCACTGGATGTCATGGTTCAGGCACAGATTCTCGATTTGCTGGAACGTTTGCGCAAGGAGCTGAAGATGGCGATGATTTTGATCACCCATGATCTCTCGGTGATGAGCGACACGTGCGACAAAGCGGCCGTCATGTATGGTGGGAAGATTGTCGAAATCGGCAGCGTTCAGCAGATCATCGAGAATGGCACCCATCCTTATACGAAAAAATTGATCAGCTCTTTTCCCAATATGAAAGGCAAAAGAGTGCTGCCTGAATCGATCCCCGGCACCCCGCCTGATTTATCAGAACCTCCCTCCGGCTGTTATTTCCACGATCGCTGTGCATTCGCTGAAGAAAGGTGCAGATCTGCGATTCCGAAGCTGGAAATGGTGGGAGCAGGTCATTTTGCAGCCTGTCATAGAAAGGAAGAGTTAGCATGA
- the murQ gene encoding N-acetylmuramic acid 6-phosphate etherase: MEVLNRLATERRDNETKYIDRQTTENILYSINKHDETVAAKVKEEIPKISMVVDAIVGAFQKGGRLLYVGAGTSGRLGILDASECPPTFGTGPDMVQGLIAGGPPAILTAVEGAEDNEELGRKDIAAKEVDSRDIIVGIAASGRTPYVIGALKEAGERGAKTVSFSCNRNAAMNEYSDHQINVEVGPEVIMGSTRMKAGTAQKLVLNMLTTASMIKMGKVYENLMVDVQPTNQKLVDRAKRIIQLASGCTPDEAKELFDRAGGNLKAAIIMHKTKCSKPTAESLLREANGFVYHALEGI, from the coding sequence ATGGAAGTGTTGAATCGATTAGCGACAGAAAGAAGAGATAACGAAACCAAATATATCGATCGGCAAACAACCGAAAATATACTTTACTCCATCAATAAGCACGATGAAACGGTGGCAGCGAAGGTGAAGGAAGAGATCCCAAAAATTTCGATGGTGGTCGATGCCATCGTCGGCGCCTTCCAAAAAGGGGGCAGGCTCCTATATGTCGGGGCTGGGACGAGCGGCCGACTCGGGATCCTGGATGCTTCGGAGTGTCCGCCGACGTTCGGGACCGGACCCGATATGGTCCAGGGCCTGATCGCCGGCGGGCCACCCGCCATTTTGACGGCAGTCGAAGGGGCAGAGGATAACGAGGAGCTTGGAAGAAAGGACATTGCGGCAAAAGAAGTAGACAGCCGTGACATCATCGTCGGGATCGCGGCGAGCGGCAGGACGCCTTATGTGATCGGGGCGCTGAAGGAAGCAGGGGAACGAGGGGCTAAAACCGTTTCCTTTTCCTGCAACCGGAATGCAGCGATGAACGAATACAGCGACCACCAAATCAATGTCGAGGTCGGGCCAGAGGTCATCATGGGTTCGACGCGCATGAAGGCCGGGACCGCGCAAAAGCTCGTCCTTAACATGCTCACGACCGCCTCGATGATCAAAATGGGCAAAGTATACGAAAATCTCATGGTCGATGTCCAGCCCACCAACCAGAAGCTGGTCGACCGCGCCAAACGCATCATCCAATTGGCATCAGGATGCACCCCGGACGAAGCCAAAGAACTATTCGATCGGGCAGGAGGCAACCTGAAAGCCGCCATCATCATGCACAAAACGAAATGCAGCAAACCAACAGCAGAATCCCTCCTCCGCGAAGCAAACGGCTTTGTCTACCACGCGCTTGAAGGAATCTAA
- a CDS encoding M20 family metallopeptidase produces the protein MKILEQLRFAIAEEKENLIRLSKSIQQNPELGGSEYFASKLLCDYLEEQGFDVQRGVGEFETAFVASYQRGEGGFHAAFCAEYDALPDVGHACGHNLIGVASVAAGVALSKVDIDLPCKITVIGTHDEEGIGGKIDLINEGIFDKVDMAMMFHPGYDTIIDVKSLAFKSFDFIFHGQNAHAASEPWLGRNALDGVSLTFHAVNCLRQHVKPDVRIHGIIKEGGKVTNVVPHRAVAEFCIRSEDNVYLQEVVDRVIDCAKGAAISSGTELEIQQVGHPYDAMVSNQALVELFKQSLDDLDFVNLAKHKEGMGSIDMGNVSRVVPSIHPVLSLTDQLVPGHTKEFADLCNSDKAYETMLLAGEAMALTTWHVLQDPKLQKKIKDEFAHSFAHA, from the coding sequence ATGAAGATATTGGAGCAATTAAGATTTGCGATTGCAGAGGAAAAGGAGAATTTGATCCGTTTAAGCAAAAGCATCCAGCAGAACCCCGAACTGGGAGGCAGCGAATATTTCGCGTCCAAGCTGCTGTGTGATTATTTAGAGGAACAAGGATTTGACGTACAGCGCGGTGTGGGTGAATTCGAGACGGCATTCGTTGCCTCTTATCAACGTGGTGAAGGTGGCTTTCACGCTGCTTTTTGCGCAGAGTACGATGCCCTTCCGGATGTCGGCCATGCGTGCGGACACAATTTGATCGGGGTGGCGAGCGTTGCGGCCGGTGTCGCCCTCTCCAAGGTGGACATCGATCTCCCTTGTAAAATCACCGTGATCGGCACACATGATGAAGAAGGCATCGGCGGGAAGATCGATTTGATCAATGAAGGCATCTTTGACAAGGTGGACATGGCGATGATGTTCCACCCTGGCTACGACACGATCATTGACGTAAAGTCGTTGGCTTTTAAAAGCTTTGATTTTATCTTCCACGGACAGAACGCACACGCCGCATCGGAGCCATGGCTCGGACGGAACGCACTGGACGGGGTTTCGCTCACCTTCCATGCCGTCAATTGTCTGCGGCAGCATGTCAAACCGGATGTGAGGATACACGGGATCATCAAAGAAGGCGGAAAGGTGACCAATGTCGTCCCCCACCGGGCCGTGGCGGAATTTTGTATCCGTTCAGAGGATAATGTGTATCTCCAGGAAGTCGTCGATCGAGTCATCGATTGTGCGAAGGGTGCCGCGATCTCGAGCGGGACAGAGCTCGAAATCCAGCAAGTCGGTCATCCGTATGACGCGATGGTCAGCAATCAGGCATTGGTCGAGTTGTTCAAACAATCTCTGGACGACCTGGACTTCGTCAACCTTGCCAAGCATAAAGAAGGCATGGGCTCGATCGACATGGGGAATGTCAGCAGGGTCGTCCCTTCGATCCATCCTGTCTTATCGCTTACCGATCAATTGGTTCCGGGCCATACAAAGGAATTTGCTGATTTATGCAATTCCGATAAAGCCTATGAAACGATGCTGCTCGCTGGCGAAGCGATGGCCTTGACGACATGGCACGTTTTGCAGGACCCGAAGCTTCAGAAAAAGATCAAAGATGAATTTGCTCATTCTTTTGCACACGCATAA